The nucleotide sequence CGGCTTCAAGGGTTGTTACTGCCGCACGGTTACCACAATCATCCCCCCCGTCTGAACAGGGTATGGTGGTGAGCGATAACAGGTAAAACCCGAAAAGAAACAGGAACCATTTCATTGTCTGCAAAACTAACCCATAGGCATTTGCTGAACAAATAATCAGCCGGTTATTAATGTAACCATAGTGCAGAAAAGCTTTAAGGGATCAGCATAGAGTTTTGAGAATTCAGAATTGGAAGGGTAGAAGAGGATAATGCCATCTGTACAATAATAACTAAATCTCAAATATGAGATCTCAAGTCTGAATTCTCAATTCTGACCACTCATCGTTTATATCCTTTCTCTTCCAGTATGCGTACGGCATTCTTATACGCCATATCCAGCATTTGCGGTACACCCCGTTTATCAAAAAGGCTGTATTGCGTCATATTAGGCGGATCAAAGAAAAGATCGCAGGCACGGGCCTTTGAATAAACCGAGTTGCCGATGGCGAGATGAATCACCCGGTCGAATACTTTACGGGCGCTGATCTTTTGCATTTCATCATACACCAGTGAGTTTACATGGGAGCCGATCAGAAAATCGCATTTTTTGTAGATCGGTTCGATCGGGAAATTGTTGAGAATACCCCCATCCATATACACTTTAGCGCCGATGCGGACCGGAGGGAAGATATAGGGAATACTGGCAGAGGCCAGCAATGCCTGGAACAGCTTTCCATCCGAAAAATATTCGGTGCGCCCGTAGGTGATCTCGGTAGCCGCAATATAAAACGGTATTTTCAGTACGCTGAAATTGTCTTCGGGAAAATATTCCCGGAACAGCCGTTCCAGGAAGCCGGTATTAAAAATGCCCGTTGTGCCCAACCGGAAAGAAGAGCGGGAAAAAAAGGTTGTCTTTATGACAATCTCCTGCATTTTTTCAGGAGAGAATCCCGCCGCATAAAAGGCTCCGATGATGGCTCCGGCACTGGTGCCCGACATTACCTGGGGCTTTAGTCCGAACTCGTCCAGTGCCCGCAGTGTGCCGATATGGGCCACACCGCGCATACCTCCCCCGGAAAGGGTTAAGCCGATGACCGGCTTTTTTTTACGAAAAGAAAATAATCCCATTATTAACAAAACTTGTACGCCTCAAAATACTGTTTTCAAAATGCACATGGTTTATTGTTCAAATAAAGCAAAACTGCCTCCCGTCCAGGTTTTGTCCTTGTTAAAACGCACACCGATCATCTTTCCCTTGCTCAGGCGGGCAAGGTTGTTGACCGGGCGGGGACGTGCGGCACCTTCTTCCCAGAAATAAAAGATCCGTATCTCGGCCTTTGCCGGTTCATCCGGAGTCTTTATGACCGCCGCATATTCCACTTTTTTCTGGAGGATCCAGTTTTCCGGGTCGTTGATCGCAGCAATATCACCGGGTGTCACATCGATCACCACACCCTGCCCGGCAAAAGAGAACAATGGTTTTAATACATATTGATCCAGTTGCCCGGGTAGCTCCTTCAGCTCATTTAAAAAACGGGTCTCCGGTATATTGGGATGCTGGATCAGGGGAAGTGTGAATTTGCTGATGCGGTAGAACCAGTTGGGATGGGTTACCCATTCCACATCAAGGTCATCAAACAAAACGGCGGCCTTTTCCTGAACGGATATGTCCTGCTGTTGCAGTTCATCGAAGATCACCCGGTTGTAGATCCGTTTGACCCGGATTTCTTTTTCATGGTTGCGATAAAATAACTGATTCCCTTTCCGGATGAGCTCCGTTACGCATACCATTGGTATTCCCAGGTAGTCTTCCGTGCAATAAAAATCAATATTGGTTTTTTGTTGCCGGGGAAAAAGCTCCAATAGGATCACCTGCTCCGGATCTTCATCACCCACTACGATCTTCCTAAAAAGTTCGAGATAAGTTTCCCGGTTTAGTCCGTCCAGGTAAGGAGCGTAGCCTGCGACAGCGCCAAAATGTTGCTTAAACACATCATCCAGCAACACCTGGTAGCCAAAAAGAGAGGGGAAGCCCTGCATCTCGATCAGCTGGGGCTCCAGCATCCCTCCGGCACCATGACAGATACCGAAATCAAAAGCAATAAAGTGCGGATGACTGTTCTCGTTCGGAACCCTGAATGCATCGGGGATCGCCCGTCCGGTCTTTTCCTTAAAATCTGGCCGAAGGATCACATCAACGATCTGCTCACAGGCACTGATCATCTGATGCGCGAATTTCTTTGGGATAAATACCGGGGTCTCCGCAATGCGGAACTGAATGGGAGTGGAATGGCTGTTGAGCGCCTCTACAAAGGCCTGGAATTTTTCATCGGTGAATGCGGTATTGTAAGCCTGTCGGAGTTCCGGAACCATAATAATAAGTAATATTAAATTCTTTTAACAAGATACTGCTTTAAGTTGAGATTTGGGACCTGGATCCTGAGATTTAGAATTTAGTATTGGGTATTTGGAATTCCAGCATTTGGTATTTGGTAATTTACCCGCTTATTTTGCATCTATGAAGCACTTGGGCGCCTTGGGGAAGTATTTCTGGAAATACCGGATCCGGTTGGGAGCGGGGATCCTGTTTGTGGCATTGTCGAATTACTTTAATGTATTGTCGCCGCAGCTGATGCGTTTTATTGTGAACTATGTCGACCAGTCGCTGGCGCTTACGGGCAACCCGCAGGCTGCTGAGAACAGGGGATATGATGTTCTTGTAAAGCGGATCGTAGAATGGGTAACACAGTACAGCAGCATTGCAACCGTTGTGCTTGTTGCCAGCATCATCATCCTTTTGCTGGCATTGCTGCGCGGCTTTTTTATGTTCCTGATGCGGCAGACCATTATTGTAATGAGCCGGCACATCGAATACGACCAGAAGAATGAAGTATACAATCAGTACCAGCGGCTGGACAGTTCCTTTTTTAAAAGGCATACCACAGGCGATCTTATGAACCGGATTGCAGAAGATATAAGCCGCGTGCGTATTTTTACAGGTCCGGCGATCATGTATATTGTAAACCTGCTTACAGTGATCGTGCTCAGTGTTTTCTTTATGGTGCAAAGCAGTGTGGAGCTGACGATCTATGTGCTGCTGCCCTTGCCGGTGCTGGCGGTGATCATCTATTTTGTAAACAGTAATATCCATAAGAAGAGCGAAAGAATACAGGCGGCGCTGTCGGACCTTACCACCAATGCACAGGAATCCTATTCCGGTATCCGGGTGATCAAATCCTTTGTTCAGGAGAATGCCATGTTCCGCTTCTTTGCCGAGAACAGCGAGCATTACCGGAAAAATGCGATTGCACTGGCACGGGTAGAGGCCATTTACTTTCCTTCGATCCAGCTGCTTATTGGTATCAGTACGCTGTTCACGATCATGATCGGCGGACTTTACTACATCAATCATGAACATCAGATCACGCTGGGTACTATTGTGGAGTTTATCGTATATGTGAACATGCTCACCTTTCCGGTAAGCGCCATCGGGCTTACCGCCAGTATGGTACAGCGCGCAGCGGCCTCGCAAAAACGGCTCAATGAATTTTTGGACATTATACCGGAGATCAAAAACGAAACCGGGGCCACACCACTTCCGCTTGATGGTACCATTGATTTTAACGAAGTGAATTTTACCTATCCGGATACCGGTATAAAGGCCCTGCAGCAGTTTTCCCTCTCGGTAAAGAAAGGCGAAAAAATAGCCATCACCGGAAGAACGGGAAGCGGCAAGACCACCATTGCCCAATTGCTGCTGCGGATGTATGATGTGGACAGCGGTAATCTTGTATTAACCGGCCGGAATATAAAGGATATGGATATCTACCGGCTGCGGGAACAGATCGCCTATGTACCGCAGGATGTATTCCTCTTCAGCGATACGGTGGAGAACAATATCCGGTTTGGCAAGCCGGGCGTGGGCAGGGACGAGGTGGTAGCTGCTGCCGAAATTGCGGGTGTGGCAAAAGAGATCGAAGGATTTGAGAAAGGATATGATACCCTGATCGGGGAACGGGGGGTAACATTAAGCGGCGGACAGAAACAACGGATCTCCATCGCACGTGCCTTGATAAAGGAGTCGGCTATCGTGATCTTTGATGATTCATTGAGCGCTGTTGATGCCAAAACCGAAAAAGAAATCATGGGCCGGCTTAATCAATACCTTATGAATAAGACGGCGATTATTATCACGCACCGTGTCTTTTCCCTTCTTTCATTCGACCGTATCATTGTACTGGATGAAGGCAGGATCGCAGAACAGGGATCACACGATGAGCTGATGAAGATCCGCGACGGATTTTATGCCCGGCTGTATCACCGGCAGCAGATGGGGATGGATGCCGGAACGCACTGATTCAGGCCTGTTTATGCGTTTTTACATAGTTGTTTTTTTGAATATAAAAATTGTTTGAAAAAAATTGGTAAAACTTCAATAAATTTAATTTTTATTGAAAACATACATATATTTGTTTGTATATTAATCTTTTTATTTACCAAAAAAGAAACACGTGGAGAACGAGCATAACGATCGAAAACTGGAGAGCATTTACA is from Niabella beijingensis and encodes:
- a CDS encoding patatin-like phospholipase family protein; protein product: MGLFSFRKKKPVIGLTLSGGGMRGVAHIGTLRALDEFGLKPQVMSGTSAGAIIGAFYAAGFSPEKMQEIVIKTTFFSRSSFRLGTTGIFNTGFLERLFREYFPEDNFSVLKIPFYIAATEITYGRTEYFSDGKLFQALLASASIPYIFPPVRIGAKVYMDGGILNNFPIEPIYKKCDFLIGSHVNSLVYDEMQKISARKVFDRVIHLAIGNSVYSKARACDLFFDPPNMTQYSLFDKRGVPQMLDMAYKNAVRILEEKGYKR
- a CDS encoding ABC transporter ATP-binding protein, translated to MKHLGALGKYFWKYRIRLGAGILFVALSNYFNVLSPQLMRFIVNYVDQSLALTGNPQAAENRGYDVLVKRIVEWVTQYSSIATVVLVASIIILLLALLRGFFMFLMRQTIIVMSRHIEYDQKNEVYNQYQRLDSSFFKRHTTGDLMNRIAEDISRVRIFTGPAIMYIVNLLTVIVLSVFFMVQSSVELTIYVLLPLPVLAVIIYFVNSNIHKKSERIQAALSDLTTNAQESYSGIRVIKSFVQENAMFRFFAENSEHYRKNAIALARVEAIYFPSIQLLIGISTLFTIMIGGLYYINHEHQITLGTIVEFIVYVNMLTFPVSAIGLTASMVQRAAASQKRLNEFLDIIPEIKNETGATPLPLDGTIDFNEVNFTYPDTGIKALQQFSLSVKKGEKIAITGRTGSGKTTIAQLLLRMYDVDSGNLVLTGRNIKDMDIYRLREQIAYVPQDVFLFSDTVENNIRFGKPGVGRDEVVAAAEIAGVAKEIEGFEKGYDTLIGERGVTLSGGQKQRISIARALIKESAIVIFDDSLSAVDAKTEKEIMGRLNQYLMNKTAIIITHRVFSLLSFDRIIVLDEGRIAEQGSHDELMKIRDGFYARLYHRQQMGMDAGTH